One Nocardia huaxiensis genomic window, GGCTCAGCGGGGTGTCGGTCCCTGGTAAGGGCGGAAGCCGGGGTGGAAGGGCCCGCCGGGCGGGGCGCTGCGGCCTTGGTCCTTGCGCCAGCCCTCTTCGGGTTCGCGGTCGGGGTCGTCGTCGCGCGGGTCGTCCTCGTCGCGCCAGTCGTCTTCCCGGTCGCGTGGGGCGCGGTCCGGGTCGTCGTCCTCGTCGGCCCAGTCGTCGTCTTCGGGGGCGGGTGGCCAGTTGCGGCGCGGGCGGTTGCGCGGGTCGGGGACGACTTTCAGTGCGGGACGCCAGTTTTCGGTCTCGCCCTCGCCTTCGCCGTCCCCGGCGATGTCGTTGACGAGGGGGCTGTAGTCCTCGTCCTCGTCGTCGCGGGGGCGCGAAGCCGGTTGGCGGCCTTCGGTTTCGGAGTAGTCGCCGGGTTCGTCGTAGCCGTCGTAGTCGTCGTCCTCGGGCACCGGGCGGGAGCTGCCGGGTTCGGGCAGTTCGTCGCGGGCGCGTTCGGAGCTGATGACCGGCGGCAGCACGTGCAGCAGGCCGGACAGCCGCAGCACCGCGTCGATGGCCATCTCCCAGTCCTTGGAGACGGAACCGACATGCAGCATGCCGAGCGTCCAGTTGCCTTCACTCCAGAGCTGCTGCACCTCGTCCGGCAGCGACTCGATGAACGCCACCATGCGCTGATCGACGGCATGCCGGGCGATATCCGGATTGGTGGCGAACACGACCCGGTCACCGATCGCGCCGAGCAGCTCCAGATCGTGATCCTTGGGCGGCGCGGCGGTTTTCAGCCGCAGGTCGATGTCGATGTCGGAGCCGATCTGCCGGCGCACCGCGACCAGGGTGGCGGCGTCCTCCAGGTCGAACAGCACGAACTTCTCGCCCTTGCGGTTGCCCGACACCACGTCGACCGCCGAGAGGTAGCCGAGCTTGGCCAGCGCCCCGCGCCGCCAGGTGGAGGCGAGCGCCGGTTCCACCGACACATACGTGTAGCCCTGGGATTTCGCCCAGACCTGGCGTACGTGCCCAGTCCGCTGCCGTTGCAGCCGATCGAAATACAGCAGCACGATCGCACCAACCAGCGCGATCGCCGCCAACCCGAACCATATTGCCGTCATCGCCGCCTACCCTATCCAAGCTGTGTCTAATTTGCCCTCCGCTACGCTCCGGGCCGTTCGTGGCCCCTGAAGTCTCGGTTCTTCCCTCCTCCGCTCCTCCGCTTCGCTCCCCCGCTCCGTCAGTCCAGAACCGAGACGGGCCACGAACTTTGGGCGGATGTGGCTCATCGGGTTCCGCCTGGCAGGGAGGTGCTGATGATGATCTTCGCCTGAATGGATCCGTCGGCTGCCTTGTCGCCCTGGACCATAACCATCTCACCCACGGGCAGGTCCGCCACCTTCGTACTGCCCAGCGAGATCACCTGGGTGGAGTCGTCGGTCTTCACCGTGACCGAGGTGCCCGACAGCGAGGTGAGGGTGAGCGTCTTGCCGTCATTGGCGGCGACGGTGCCCAGAGTCGCACCGAGCGAATCGATTTCACCGAGGCCGGGGATCTCCGGGATCCCGCTGGGTAGTGGCTGCGAGGAATTGCCGGGCAGGTTCGGCATCACGAAGGTGGTGCGGGCGGTGGTGGTCGAGGACGCGGTGTCCGACGAATCCTTGTCCGCCAGTAGCGCTCCGATGAGCACACCCGCGACGGCGACCAGCACGATCACCGCGAGGCCGAGCACCACCCATTTCGTGGTGTTCTTCCGCGGCGGCTGCGGACCGGGCTGCCCGGCGGGTGGGTATCCGCCGGGACCACCGGGCCCGCCCGGATACCCGGGCTGCCCTGAATACCCGGATGCCCCATAGGCTCCCGCGGGCCCGGCACCGTAGGCCCCGGCTCCCGGATCGTTCGGATAGCTCGCGGTGGGCGGATAGCCGGGTCCGCTCTCAAAGGTCGCGGTCGGCTGATAGCCCGGCGGGGTCCCGTAGGCGGCGGTCGGCTGATACCCGCCCTGCTGCTCACCCGGTGGCGGCGTGTAGCCGCCACCGTTCTCGTATCCACCCCAGTGCGTGTCGGGTGGCGGCATGACCCGGGTGGCGTCGGGTCCGGGTGGCTGCCCGAAGTATTCGGTCGGCGAGTGGTCGCCCGGCGGGTTCAGCGCGGCCTCGCCGTAGTTGATCGACTGGGTCTGCCCGTAGGCTTCGCCCGCATCCGAGGTGTATCCGGTCTGCCCTTCGGCAGGCCCTGCCTTCTCGGTCGGCCCGTCCGCCGGTTCGGGTTCGGGCCGCCGCGACCAAGGATCGCTCGGATTAGTCATGGCCTCCAGATTAGGCCGCTCGCTCCGCTCGAGCCGCGAACTCGACCGAGCGGTGTGATTGTTTGCTGCCCGCGAGCACGCCGGAAACGCCCGAATATTGCGGACGGCCCCCGAAGACCAGTGTCTTCGGGGGCCGCCGCCCATCGGTTCGAGCTCTACCGGGTCATCGTCCGACGATGAGGGTGTCGCCGTTCGGGCTGACGTTCACCTTCACCGTGTCGCCGTCCTGCACCTCGCCCGCCAGCAGTTCCTTGGCGAGGGTGTCGCCGATGGCCTGCTGGATGAGCCGCCGCAGCGGACGCGCGCCGTAGGCCGGGTCGTAGCCGCGCACCGCGAGCCAGAACCGCGCCGAATCGCTCACCTCCAGCGTCAGCCGTCGTGCGGCGAGCCGCTTCTGCAGCTGGTTGAGCTGGATATCGACGATCGACTCCAGTTCCTCCTCGTCGAGCGCGTGGAACATGACCACATCGTCGAGCCGGTTCAGGAACTCCGGCTTGAACGCCGAACGCACCGCGTTCATGACGAAGTCCTTGTCACCGCCCGCACCCAGATTGGAGGTCAGGATGAGGATGGTGTTGCGGAAGTCGACCGTGCGCCCCTGGCTGTCGGTGAGCCGGCCTTCGTCGAGCACCTGCAGCAGGATGTCGAACACATCCGGATGCGCCTTCTCGATCTCGTCGAACAGCACCACCGTGTACGGCCGCCGGCGGACGGCCTCGGTGAGCTGACCGCCCTGGTCGTAGCCGACATAGCCGGGCGGCGCGCCGACCAGCCGGGCCACCGAGTGCTTCTCGGAGTACTCGCTCATGTCGATGCGCACCATGGCGCGTTCGTCGTCGAACAGGAAGTCCGCCAACGCCTTCGCCAGCTCGGTCTTACCGACACCGGTCGGTCCGACGAACATGAAGGATCCGGTCGGCCGGTTGGGATCGGCCACGCCGGCCCGCGCCCGCCGCACGGCGTCCGACACCGCCTGGATGGGCTCCTTCTGCCCGACCACGCGCTTGCCGAGTTCCTCCTCCATGCGCAGCAGCTTCTGGGTTTCGCCTTCCATCAGGCGACCCACCGGAATTCCGGTCCACGCGCCCACGACTTCGGCGATGTCGTCGGGCCCGACCTCCTCCTTGAGCATGACCTCACCGTCGGAGGCGCTGCCGGCCTTCTGCTCGGCGGCGGCGAGCTCCTTCTCCAACTGGGGAATTCGCCCGTACCGCAGTTCGGCGGCCTTGCCCAGATCGCCGTCGCGTTCGGCGCGCTCGGATTCGCCCTTGAGCGCTTCCAGCTGTTCCTTGATGCCGCGCACCGAATCGATGGCGTGCTTCTCGTTCTGCCACCGGGTGGTGAGCTGGGTGAGCCGTTCCCGGTCGTCGGCGAGCTCGCGCTGGAGCTTCTCCAGCCGCTGCTTGGAAGCCTCGTCGGTCTCCTTCTTCAGCGCCATCTCCTCGATCTCGAGCCGGCGCACGGCGCGTTCCACCTCGTCGATTTCGACTGGGCGGGAATCGATTTCCATGCGCAGCCGCGAGGCCGACTCGTCCACCAGGTCGATGGCCTTGTCGGGCAGGAACCGCGAGGTGATGTAGCGATCCGACAGCGTGGCGGCGGCGACCAGCGCGGAGTCGGTGATGCGCACGCCGTGGTGCACCTCGTACCGCTCCTTGAGCCCGCGCAGGATGCCGATGGTGTCCTCCACCGACGGTTCGCCGACCAGCACCTGCTGAAAACGCCGCTCCAGGGCGGGGTCCTTCTCGATGTGCTGGCGGTATTCGTCGAGCGTGGTCGCGCCGACGAGCCGCAGCTCGCCGCGCGCCAGCATGGGCTTGATCATGTTCCCGGCGTCCATGGCGGATTCACCGGTCGCGCCCGCGCCGACGATGGTGTGCAGCTCGTCGATGAACGTGATGATCTGTCCCGCACTGGATTTGATCTCCTCCAGCACGGCCTTCAACCGCTCCTCGAACTCGCCGCGGTACTTCGCGCCCGCGACCATGGCGCCCAGGTCGAGGGAGACGAGTCGCTTGCCGCGCAAGGATTCCGGCACGTCACCGGCGATGATGCGCTGCGCCAGGCCCTCGACGATGGCGGTCTTGCCCACGCCGGGTTCGCCGATGAGCACCGGGTTGTTCTTGGTGCGGCGGCTCAGAACCTGGACGACACGGCGGATTTCGGTGTCGCGCCCGATGACGGGGTCGAGTTTGCCGTCGCGGGCGGCGGCGGTGAGGTCGGTGGAGTACTTCTCCAGCGCCTGGTACGAGCCTTCCGGGTCGGCGGTGGTGACGCGGGTGTTGCCGCGCACGGCGGGCAGCGCGTCGCGCAGGGCGTCGGCGGTCGCGCCGTACTTCAGCAGCAGTTGCTGCACGTCGGAGTCGCCGCTCGCGATGCCGATGAGCAGGATTTCGGCGGAGACGTATTCGTCGCCGAGTTCGGTGGCCAGTCGTTGCGCGGCGGTGACCGCGGCGAGGGCCTCGCGCCCGAGCTGCGGGGTGGACGACGCGCCGGACGCGCGCGGCAGCCGGTCGACGATGTCCTGGGCCTCGCGTCGAACCGTTGCCGGATCCACTGCGACGGCCTTCAGGAGAGGGGCGGCGATGCCGTCGGTCTGATCCAGCAACGCCACCAGCAAGTGCGCCGGACGGATCTCCGGATTGCCCGCGGCGGAGGCCGCTTGCAGGGCGGCGGTCAGGGCCGCCTGGGTCTTGGTGGTGGGATTGAACGAGTCCACATGCACCTTCCTACTAGTCGTTGCTCAGTCCAACGCGACAAGAGTTGAGTCTGTTCCGCTCAAGTCTGACGAGTTTCCGATGATTCGACCAGAGGCACAAAGTCACCGTCCAAATTACGCGCACCCGGCCGCGCGCATACGATGACCGGGATCGTTCGTTGATGCATCACACAGCTCGTAGGGACACCCGACGAATGGAGCAGCCCATGCGCGCGATCGTGGTACGAGAGTTCGGCGGCAAGCCCGAATCCGCCGAGATGCCCACCCCGGAGGCCGGACCCGGACAGCTCCGCATCGCCCTGGAGGCGGCCGGAGTGAACCCGTACGACCAGAAGGTCATCGACGGCGCGCTGAAAGACGCCTTCCCGTCGGACTTCCCGTTCATCCCCGGCCTCGACGGCGCGGGCACCATCTCGCAGATCGGCGCGGGCGTGGACGGATTCGAGATCGGCGAGCGCGTGGTGGGCAAGTTCCTGGTGCCGCCGCTGGGGCACGGCACCTTCGCCGAATACATCGTGGTGCCGCCGGACAGCGCGCTGGCCAAGGTGCCCGACGAGGTCACCGCCATTCAGGCGGCGGCCCTGCCCACGGCCGGGATCACGGCCCTGGATCTGATCAACGCCTCCGGGCTGAGCCGGGGACAGACCGCGCTGGTGGTCGGCGCGGCCGGCGGGGTCGGCTCCTATCTGGTGCAGCTCGCCGCGCTGACCGGGGCCGACGTGATCGCCTCCGCCCGGCCCGACGACACCGATCGCATGATCCGGCTGGGCGCGACCGAGGTGGTGAACTACGGCCGCGTCCCGGTCACCGACTCCCCCACCCGGCAGGAGGACACCCAGCTGTCGATCGCCGATTCGGTGCGCATGACCCGCTCGAGCATCGACGTCCTCTTCGATCTGGTCTCCCCGCCCCCGGGTTTCGCCGAGAATCTGAGCCTCGTCCGCGATGGCGGCGCTGCGTTCAGCACCGTCGGCTCGGCCTTCGACGCCGACCTGCAAACCCGTGGCATCACCGGCGGCAACTTCGTATCCTCCGGCGGCGCAAAGGAATTGCGGGAACTGCTGCGCCGGGTCGGCAATGGTGACCTGGTCGTTCCGCTGGATGCCACCCCGCCGTTGGACGCCGCCGCGGCCGCGCTCGGCGCCCGGGGCGCGCGCGGCAAAACAGTGCTGGTCATCTGAACCCGGAGTTACGGAAATCGATCCGCCTCGGCTATATCCGTGCGACCACCGTTTTTTCAGGGATACTTGACCCGGAGGATCGCCGGCAACCAGGCGAGTCCCAGGTAGCAGCACCTCCGGTGCCTGTTGAGTCGAAAGGAATGCTCGACGTCGTGGATGCGCGTTCGGCAGCGCTGGTCCGCGCAAACTTCCGGACAGTCGTCGAGGCCCCGCACGGGCCCGAACGACTGATCAGCGCGTTCTACGGTCATCTATTCGCAGAGATCCCGGCCCTGCGGGAATTGTTCCCGTCCGCCATGGACATGCAGCCCAAACGGCTGGTCACAGCCATCCAGTTCGTCCTGGACAATCTGGAGGACTGGGACCGTGCGCAACGCTTCCTGGAGCAGCTGGCGCGTGACCACCGCAAGTACGGGGTGGAGGCGGCGCACTACGACATGGCCGGGCGCGCCCTGCTGGCCGCGTTCCGCAGCTACAACGGTGTGCACTGGAATCGGGCGCTGGAGTTCGGCTGGCGCGACATCACCATCCTGATCTCGGCCTCCATGGCCATCGGCGCGAATTCCGATAAGTCGCAACCGTTCTGGGAAGCGACCGTGGTGGGGCACCGGCGGGTGGTGGACGATCTGGCGATCGTGCGGTTGCAGTCGGATACGCCGATCCCGTATCAGGCGGGACAGTATGTGCCGGTGGCGATTCCGCAGCGGCCCAAGATGTGGCGCTACCTGTCGCCCGCGATTCCCACGAACCCGTACGGCGAGATCGAATTCCATGTGCGCAAGGTGCGCACCGGCTGGGTGAGCCCGGCCATCGTGAACGAGACCCAGGTGGGCGACCGCTGGATGATCGCGGCGCCGCTGGGTGGCCTGCACGTGGATCTGCGCAGCCGCCGCGATGTGCTCATGATCAGCTCCGGCACCGGTATCGCGCCGATTCGCGCGCAGCTCATCGAGATGGGGCGGCGCGGCATCAATCCGCGGGTGCATCTGTTCATGGGCGGGCGCTACCCGTGCGATCTCTACGATGTCGAGAACATGTGGCAGCTCTCGCAATCCAATCCGTGGCTGACCGTGGTGCCGGTGTGCGAGAACGAATCCAATCCGTGGTGGCATCCGTATCCGCCCGCCGAAACGCCGTTCGGCATGCATCGGCGGTTGATCGGTAACCTGGGCGCGGTGGTGGCCAGTTTCGGCGCGTGGGCGGACCGGCAGATTCAGATCGCCGGTTCAGCGCGCATGATCGCCGACACCCGGCAGGCCCTGCTCGCGGTGGGAACGCCGGAGTCGGCCATCCAGTCCGATCCGGTGTGATCGACCGGAAGTTGTTGCAGCACAGGTTCTTCGAAGGAGTTTGCGGTGACGATCGGCCCCGATGACACCGGCGCGCTCGCCCTGGGCGAGTCGACGGAATGGACCGCCACCGTGGTCGGCGCGCACCGCCTCCGCGAGGACACCACGGTGGTGCGCCTCATCGGCGAGTTCGTCCCCTTCGCCCCCGGGCAGTCGGTGGAGGTGCGAACTCCGCAGCACCCCACCATGATTCGCCGCCTGTACTCCGCCCTGCCGCCGTCTCTCGACGGCAAGCTGGAGTTCCACATTCGCACGATCCCCGGCGGCTGGTGCAGCGGCTCCCTGGTCGCCGACACCCGTCCCGGCGACGAATGGCGCATCACCTCCCCCGCCGGCTGGCTCGCGATCGACGAGGACGCCACGGATGTGGTGCTGATCGCCGACGGGGTCGGCCTGGCCCCCATGCGTTCCCTGCTGCTGGATCTGGCCCGGCGGCCCGAGCCGCCCGCCACGCATCTGTTCGTGGGCGCGCGCTACCCGCGCGACCTGTACGCCTCCGACATGCTGTACCTGCTGACCGGCGAACTACCGTGGCTCACGGTGATTCCCGTGGTCGAGGACGAGGAGGATCCGGACCGCACCGACATGTGGTACGAGTCCTGCCGCGTCGACATCGGGTTCCATCCCGAGGAAATGCTGCACGGCTCCATCGCGGATATCCCGCATCGGTTCGGCCCGCTCGACCACCATCAGATCCTGGTCTGCGGTGCGTCCGCTCCGGTGCAGAGAACCGTCGAGAACCTCGTGGCGACCGGCACTCCGCCGGAATCCATTCGTTACGAAGGCTTTTAGCCGGCCTGCTCAGAAGAGCGGGTCGTGGCGGATGTTCTTGGTGGGCGTGCCCGCCGCCATGAGGCGGAACTTGGTGGTCTGCACCATGGAGGGGGCGCCGACGATCTGCACGTCGCGGTCGGTCCAGGAGCCTGCTGCCGCAACAACTTTGCCGATCTGACCGACCTGGCGGGGCTGGAGGCTGGTGTAGTCCTTCGGCGATTCGGACGGGTCTTCGAAGTGCCACCAGGGGTTTTCATTGGATTCGGTGACCGGGTGGAC contains:
- a CDS encoding DUF5666 domain-containing protein, which codes for MTNPSDPWSRRPEPEPADGPTEKAGPAEGQTGYTSDAGEAYGQTQSINYGEAALNPPGDHSPTEYFGQPPGPDATRVMPPPDTHWGGYENGGGYTPPPGEQQGGYQPTAAYGTPPGYQPTATFESGPGYPPTASYPNDPGAGAYGAGPAGAYGASGYSGQPGYPGGPGGPGGYPPAGQPGPQPPRKNTTKWVVLGLAVIVLVAVAGVLIGALLADKDSSDTASSTTTARTTFVMPNLPGNSSQPLPSGIPEIPGLGEIDSLGATLGTVAANDGKTLTLTSLSGTSVTVKTDDSTQVISLGSTKVADLPVGEMVMVQGDKAADGSIQAKIIISTSLPGGTR
- the clpB gene encoding ATP-dependent chaperone ClpB; translated protein: MDSFNPTTKTQAALTAALQAASAAGNPEIRPAHLLVALLDQTDGIAAPLLKAVAVDPATVRREAQDIVDRLPRASGASSTPQLGREALAAVTAAQRLATELGDEYVSAEILLIGIASGDSDVQQLLLKYGATADALRDALPAVRGNTRVTTADPEGSYQALEKYSTDLTAAARDGKLDPVIGRDTEIRRVVQVLSRRTKNNPVLIGEPGVGKTAIVEGLAQRIIAGDVPESLRGKRLVSLDLGAMVAGAKYRGEFEERLKAVLEEIKSSAGQIITFIDELHTIVGAGATGESAMDAGNMIKPMLARGELRLVGATTLDEYRQHIEKDPALERRFQQVLVGEPSVEDTIGILRGLKERYEVHHGVRITDSALVAAATLSDRYITSRFLPDKAIDLVDESASRLRMEIDSRPVEIDEVERAVRRLEIEEMALKKETDEASKQRLEKLQRELADDRERLTQLTTRWQNEKHAIDSVRGIKEQLEALKGESERAERDGDLGKAAELRYGRIPQLEKELAAAEQKAGSASDGEVMLKEEVGPDDIAEVVGAWTGIPVGRLMEGETQKLLRMEEELGKRVVGQKEPIQAVSDAVRRARAGVADPNRPTGSFMFVGPTGVGKTELAKALADFLFDDERAMVRIDMSEYSEKHSVARLVGAPPGYVGYDQGGQLTEAVRRRPYTVVLFDEIEKAHPDVFDILLQVLDEGRLTDSQGRTVDFRNTILILTSNLGAGGDKDFVMNAVRSAFKPEFLNRLDDVVMFHALDEEELESIVDIQLNQLQKRLAARRLTLEVSDSARFWLAVRGYDPAYGARPLRRLIQQAIGDTLAKELLAGEVQDGDTVKVNVSPNGDTLIVGR
- a CDS encoding NADP-dependent oxidoreductase, whose amino-acid sequence is MRAIVVREFGGKPESAEMPTPEAGPGQLRIALEAAGVNPYDQKVIDGALKDAFPSDFPFIPGLDGAGTISQIGAGVDGFEIGERVVGKFLVPPLGHGTFAEYIVVPPDSALAKVPDEVTAIQAAALPTAGITALDLINASGLSRGQTALVVGAAGGVGSYLVQLAALTGADVIASARPDDTDRMIRLGATEVVNYGRVPVTDSPTRQEDTQLSIADSVRMTRSSIDVLFDLVSPPPGFAENLSLVRDGGAAFSTVGSAFDADLQTRGITGGNFVSSGGAKELRELLRRVGNGDLVVPLDATPPLDAAAAALGARGARGKTVLVI
- a CDS encoding FAD-binding oxidoreductase — protein: MDARSAALVRANFRTVVEAPHGPERLISAFYGHLFAEIPALRELFPSAMDMQPKRLVTAIQFVLDNLEDWDRAQRFLEQLARDHRKYGVEAAHYDMAGRALLAAFRSYNGVHWNRALEFGWRDITILISASMAIGANSDKSQPFWEATVVGHRRVVDDLAIVRLQSDTPIPYQAGQYVPVAIPQRPKMWRYLSPAIPTNPYGEIEFHVRKVRTGWVSPAIVNETQVGDRWMIAAPLGGLHVDLRSRRDVLMISSGTGIAPIRAQLIEMGRRGINPRVHLFMGGRYPCDLYDVENMWQLSQSNPWLTVVPVCENESNPWWHPYPPAETPFGMHRRLIGNLGAVVASFGAWADRQIQIAGSARMIADTRQALLAVGTPESAIQSDPV
- a CDS encoding FAD-binding oxidoreductase, which produces MTIGPDDTGALALGESTEWTATVVGAHRLREDTTVVRLIGEFVPFAPGQSVEVRTPQHPTMIRRLYSALPPSLDGKLEFHIRTIPGGWCSGSLVADTRPGDEWRITSPAGWLAIDEDATDVVLIADGVGLAPMRSLLLDLARRPEPPATHLFVGARYPRDLYASDMLYLLTGELPWLTVIPVVEDEEDPDRTDMWYESCRVDIGFHPEEMLHGSIADIPHRFGPLDHHQILVCGASAPVQRTVENLVATGTPPESIRYEGF